Proteins from one Pongo abelii isolate AG06213 chromosome 7, NHGRI_mPonAbe1-v2.0_pri, whole genome shotgun sequence genomic window:
- the LOC134761961 gene encoding uncharacterized protein LOC134761961 isoform X9, translating into MGQPASLAGEDQKQMQPHSRKDLLPRCRENSQQIASSWGQHQLQRATSLKFVPFPRWPNVQVLASRALPNILYNDILVCLLGT; encoded by the exons ATGGGGCAGCCCGCAAGTCTGGCTGGTGAGGATCAAAAACAGATGCAG CCCCATTCCAGAAAGGACCTGCTGCCTCGCTGCAGGGAGAACAGTCAGCAAATAGCCTCCAGTTGGGGACAACATCAGCTGCAGAGAGCCACCTCACTCAAGTTCGTGCCCTTCCCAAGAtggcccaatgtgcag GTGTTGGCCTCAAGGGCACTTCCTAACATCCTGTATAATGACATCTTGGTCTGCCTCCTGGGAACATAG
- the LOC134761961 gene encoding uncharacterized protein LOC134761961 isoform X1, with protein MQNCNVWLSPEGYPYLDALATSMVTLRTGGQHGHQNRRTFQADEEQPHSRKDLLPRCRENSQQIASSWGQHQLQRATSLKFVPFPRWPNVQVLASRALPNILYNDILVCLLGT; from the exons ATGCAAAATTGCAATGTCTGGCTGAGCCCTGAGGGGTATCCTTATTTGGATGCATTGGCCACAAGCATGGTGACATTAAGGACTGGAGGCCAACATGGACACCAGAATAGGAGGACTTTCCAGGCAGATGAGGAGCAG CCCCATTCCAGAAAGGACCTGCTGCCTCGCTGCAGGGAGAACAGTCAGCAAATAGCCTCCAGTTGGGGACAACATCAGCTGCAGAGAGCCACCTCACTCAAGTTCGTGCCCTTCCCAAGAtggcccaatgtgcag GTGTTGGCCTCAAGGGCACTTCCTAACATCCTGTATAATGACATCTTGGTCTGCCTCCTGGGAACATAG